CGCGTGCTATCATTACGTCACTTGAAAATATTGATAATGTCTTAGCAGAAAATGCAGGAACACAAATTGTTGCTGGCTAATAAAAAAAGAAGCTGTTTCAGCTTCTTTTTTATTTGTAATAATTTAATCCCATTGCTGATTTCACTTCATCCAGAGTAGAAGAGGCTACAGCTTGAGCTCTCTCACTTCCATTTTTGAGCATTTGATATACCTGTCCCATATCTTTAGCATATTCTAAACGACGCTCTCTAATAGGCGATAACTCCCGTTCTAAGATATCAAGAAGATAACGTTTTGTTTTAACATCTCCAAGACCACCTCTTTGGTAGTGTTCTTTCATAGCATTAATTTCTTTTTGATCTTCAGCTCTTCCAAAAACATCAAGATAATGGAATACCATATTACCTTCAATTTTTCCTGGGTCTTCTACTTTGATATGATTTGGATCAGTATACATGCTCATTACTTTTTTCTTAACGGTATCCATATCATCAGCAAGAAAAATACCATTATTTAATGACTTAGACATTTTGGCATTGCCATCCAAACCAGGTAAACGTCCTGCAGCTTCATTATCTGGATAAATACCTTCTGGCTCAACTAAAACTTGACAATTATAGGCATGATTAAATGAACGAACAATTTCACGTGTTTGTTCAATCATTGGTTTTTGGTCTGTCCCTACAGGTACAAAATTAGCTTTAAATGCTGTAATATCAGCTGCCTGTGCAACTGGATAAACCAAAAAACCTGCTGGAATAGACTCTCCAAAACCTTTTTGAGCAATCTCAGTTTTGACAGTAGGATTGCGTTCTAATCGTGCTAGTGAGACCAAGTTCATATAATACATACTTAGTTCTGCCAATTCTGGAATTTGACTTTGAATAAATAAAGTTGATTTATTTGGATCTAACCCAACAGCTAAATAGTCAAGCGCCACATTTCCAATTGATTCTACAATGGTTTGTGGATCTTTAGCATGATCAGTTAAAGCTTGTTGATCAGCTAAAAAAACAAATAATTGATACTTACCTTCATTCTGTAGTGCAACTCTATTTTTTAAACTACCCACATAATGACCAATATGTAGTTTTCCAGTTGGTCTATCACCGGTTAAAATAATTGGTTTAGTCATCTTTGCTCCTTAATTATTCTTCATTTGCAAACTATATAGTTATATTATCATGTCACTACACTGATTGCAATTGGAATTACTGAAATCAACTGTTCTTAAGGACTAAATATTATGCATTTTCAAATCCTTTTTGACTATTTCGATACCATAATGAACCATAATAATTAACAAGGTCACTGTAACACCTAAAATAGCTTTATAGCCAACAAATTTAAATAATTCAGCTGCTACCAAAGCTCCTACAACAAAAGCTCCTACAACTAAAGAATAATTGATTGCTCTACGTTTTTGTTTTTCTGTTTTTTGTCGACTAACGATATATTCATACCAAAATTGCAACATCTTTCTATAGTTACCTGATGTCATTAAAATAGTATAGGGTTCAGATTCTATGCGACTTCCTGAAAATGTCAACATTAGTATACCAGTACCTAAGGCTAATAAAGCAACCCAAATATTATGATCTACTTTTGAAATAAAAGGAATAGCAATAGTTGAAAGTAATAAAGGAAGTAAAGCATATAAACGCCAATAAGCTGTTATTGCTCTTTCTTTTATCATTATGCCAATTAAAAAGCCAATTGAGAAAAAAGCTACTGAAAACAATTTCGTAATTAAAAAATGAAAATCATCTTGACCTAGATTAGTGACCATTAAAATAATATTCCCTGTTTGAGTTGCTACAAGGGTATGGAATTGCATTTCACTATAGACATCAATAAATCCCCCAATAAATCCCAATAATAATGCCATTGGTCTTCCATCTTGTGGCATTACTCGTTGATTTAATTGCATGAATCAAATTTCCTTTCTTATTTTCTCACGCATTCCATTATATACCAAATAAGCTTTCTTTCAAGAAATAATCTAAAATATAAATTCTTTTTCAAAAGACTTGACTAGTTTGACTTACTATAAGATAATAGATGGTAACGAATTGATATAAACACAAAAGTGTAAGGTTGTCGGTATTTTTACCGACAGCTTTCTCTTTTTTATTGTTGAAAAAAAATCGTATTAGTTAGGAGAAATGATGTCAAAGAAATTTAAAAATTTTTTGCTGTTAAATGTTGGAGCTTTCATAGCTGCTTTTGGT
This Streptococcus urinalis 2285-97 DNA region includes the following protein-coding sequences:
- the trpS gene encoding tryptophan--tRNA ligase translates to MTKPIILTGDRPTGKLHIGHYVGSLKNRVALQNEGKYQLFVFLADQQALTDHAKDPQTIVESIGNVALDYLAVGLDPNKSTLFIQSQIPELAELSMYYMNLVSLARLERNPTVKTEIAQKGFGESIPAGFLVYPVAQAADITAFKANFVPVGTDQKPMIEQTREIVRSFNHAYNCQVLVEPEGIYPDNEAAGRLPGLDGNAKMSKSLNNGIFLADDMDTVKKKVMSMYTDPNHIKVEDPGKIEGNMVFHYLDVFGRAEDQKEINAMKEHYQRGGLGDVKTKRYLLDILERELSPIRERRLEYAKDMGQVYQMLKNGSERAQAVASSTLDEVKSAMGLNYYK
- a CDS encoding YoaK family protein; this translates as MQLNQRVMPQDGRPMALLLGFIGGFIDVYSEMQFHTLVATQTGNIILMVTNLGQDDFHFLITKLFSVAFFSIGFLIGIMIKERAITAYWRLYALLPLLLSTIAIPFISKVDHNIWVALLALGTGILMLTFSGSRIESEPYTILMTSGNYRKMLQFWYEYIVSRQKTEKQKRRAINYSLVVGAFVVGALVAAELFKFVGYKAILGVTVTLLIIMVHYGIEIVKKDLKMHNI